The Candidatus Thorarchaeota archaeon genome includes the window TCAGACTCTCGCACTGAGACCCCAGTGCAAGAGGCTCTGTGCCGCACCACAGGCGCGCAGCAGCCCGCGCGAACACGTCGCGTCCATGAAATGTGGGGGCCGCATCCTCAGGGACCTCTAGGTCAACTATCAGTCTGACTCTGGAGCCGGAGACTGTCGGCCAGAGAAGACCATTGTCGGGCGCAAGAAAAGTGTAGTCCGATGTCTGGACCAAGACTGCTCTACGACTGGTACCCACACCGGGGTCCACAACACATACGAAGACTGTTTCAACAGGAAAGAGCCTGTGGCTGTGCATCAGGACCCACGCTGCCTCTATGACGGACTGAGGACTTATGCTGTGTGTGAGGTCAACTACGGTTGCACTCGGGCAGTGGGAGTAGATCACCCCCTTCATCATGCCTACGTATTCCGACTCCCCGAAGTCTGTCAGCAGCACAATCATGTGAACCATCACAACCTCTGCATAGTCGCCTCTATTCAATGCTAACAAGACGAATCTCTGCGTAATCCGTGATGACCCTCATATAGCCGCGCAACATCTCATCAACACTTGCATCGCCCGTATCGACTCTCAGCACGCCTCTCTCAACCCCCTGAAGCTTCGACTGTGTACAGACGACCCATATGTTGTCGCGGCCTGCTCTCCTTATCACCTCTGGGCTGATCTGCTGGTTTCCTCTGCCGAACAGCATACCCTGATGACCTATCGGTGAGACGATGATTCGGACCTTTGTGAAGTCCGCAACCATCTTGAGAATCACCTCCTCGTTCACATCGTTATAGGCAGTCCCGTGATGGTAGATGTCAACGCCGAGAACGGTCTTCCTCACACCGAGCAGGTCAGCAATTGTCTTGACCGTAGTACCGGGCCCAAGGATATAGAACTCATCGTCACGCATCTTCTCGACAATGTATCGTGCGATGGCCTCTTGCGCTTCATGCTCATCTATGGTCTCTGGACTGGCCTGCTTGGCACCTTGAAACCGGGCTGGCACTGCGGGCCCACGTAGATAGCCATAGAGTCGCAGACTGAATCGGTCCTCGCGGATGGCATCTTCATCCGCGTCCATGACCTCAAAGTCGGAGGGCTTGGCTTCGCCTGACATGACAAGCTGAATCACAGCAGGAGCATCCTTGGGACTGATGACGAAGACACCGCTGTACATCTTGACTCCCGAGGGTACACCCAGTACGAGCATGTCGGTGAGACCGTGTTCGCTGACAACGTCGAGGATGTCGCGTGCAGTGCCATCACCACCAACAAACACCAAGAACCGAACACCTCTGTCATACAGCGCCTTGACACACCTTCTCGTGTCCTCAGCATTGGTCAGCTCCCCTATCGATATGTCCAGAGCCTCGTACGGAATATGCAGGGGTGCCACAATGTCAGCACCCATAGGACCCGGACAGACAACCAGAGTGACCGGCTCCGCCATGAGTGTTTGCGACTCCCTCAGTGCGCTCAGAAACTCCGCGGCGCGCTGAGGAGCCACTGGCACTGCGCCCCGGCGTCGAGCCTCGTCCAACACTCCATCAGTGCCTTTGAGACCAACACGACCTCCCATTCCAGCAATGGGGTTTACAAGAAGACCGATCCGCATCAGTCTAGCCTCCGGATGAAGAAGTTCTCAAAGCCTTAACTGCAGCAGCAGCTTGAAACCAGAATGATGTCCTCACCAAGAGTTCCTCAAGAAACCGCTCCATGTCGTCGGGCTTGATGTCCTCAGGCCATCGGGTTCTGCGATACTCGTCGAACTTCTGGAAGGTCTTACCGTACTGCGTGGTCAGCGGGATTTGCACGTAGCGGTCACAGACGGTGGTCAGTGCACGAATGAACAGGACGAGGTCCAAGTCTAGGCGCAGCAGCCACTTCCGGATGATCTGGAAGAACTTTCGTGTGTTTATCTCAGTCCAAGAGATCTGTTTGAGGGTCTCTCTGTCTCGTGCTTCAAGTCGCTCACTGTTGAAGCTGCATGACTTGGTCTCCATGCATCTGGCCCTGACGTACATCTGTCTGCTGGAGATCCATACTGTGATGTTGTGTTCTGCCTTCTTCTTCATCATCTCCTTGTGATGACCTGCTGGCAGAATCACCTCTACGATGGGTACGTCTCTGAAACGGCCATTGTGCCTGAAGTAGAGATCGAATGTCCATGCAAGAGGTGGCAAGGTGTTCACAGGATAGTACTCGTCGGGGTCTGTCATGGCGTCGGACTAGAGCCTGAGTCTCTACCTGATATGCGTTGGGTTTGCAACAGCTGCGGAGAAGATGGGCCCATTGAGCGGTCCATGTTCCGAATCCAGGCGTTGGTGGAGAGACACTACAACTGGGATTCTGCGACGATTCGACCCGCCTCGACGAGTCACCCTTCCCCCTCAACGCGCCTTGACAGTACCAATGTCTCCGGCCCTGTGCATTTGACAGTGAACATTCTGAACGGTCTGTCAACAGTCGGCGCTGCAGCCCTGTGCATTGCAGGCGTATCATGACAAGGCGCAGTGTCTGGCCTGTCATATCGGGTTCCCGTTGTCAGAGAAGAACTCAGTGTGAACGGCGTCCGGTCTACTCCTCGCCACGCTCGCGCATCTGGACCAGTATGATTGCGAGCTGCTCAAACACATCGAGAATGCCTTGACCGGTCTTCGCACTTGACTCGACATAGGGCATATTGTGCTGCTGTGCGAACTGACGCCCCTCGGCGGTCGTGACAACTCTGTCAGGCAGGTCAGTCTTGTTAGCCACAAGCACGAGTGGAATGTCCTTGTTGATGGCCTTCTTCAGCTCCGCAAGCCATTCATCAAGGACAAGGAAGGTCCTACGTCGTGTCACATCGTACACAAGAATCCCGCCGCTAGACCCACGGTAGTACATGGGACGCAGAATCTGGAACCGGCTCTGTCCTGCGACATCCCAGATCTGCAGCTTGACCGTGACCTTG containing:
- a CDS encoding GTP-binding protein, which codes for MSSTYDYLFKTVVLGEGAVGKTAIVTRFSHGFFRTDYKTTIGSQFAVKNIDVATKSGSKVTVKLQIWDVAGQSRFQILRPMYYRGSSGGILVYDVTRRRTFLVLDEWLAELKKAINKDIPLVLVANKTDLPDRVVTTAEGRQFAQQHNMPYVESSAKTGQGILDVFEQLAIILVQMRERGEE
- a CDS encoding SAM-dependent chlorinase/fluorinase; protein product: MLALNRGDYAEVVMVHMIVLLTDFGESEYVGMMKGVIYSHCPSATVVDLTHSISPQSVIEAAWVLMHSHRLFPVETVFVCVVDPGVGTSRRAVLVQTSDYTFLAPDNGLLWPTVSGSRVRLIVDLEVPEDAAPTFHGRDVFARAAARLWCGTEPLALGSQCESLNKQLHFYLSGRAGQVVRIDRFGNIITNIPPSGLQSVKLVVGSKRHSLPFCRTYAEGPDSGLFVTKSSYGTLELTVKNGSANDVLEMRPGDLLELQ
- a CDS encoding ATP-NAD kinase family protein, with protein sequence MRIGLLVNPIAGMGGRVGLKGTDGVLDEARRRGAVPVAPQRAAEFLSALRESQTLMAEPVTLVVCPGPMGADIVAPLHIPYEALDISIGELTNAEDTRRCVKALYDRGVRFLVFVGGDGTARDILDVVSEHGLTDMLVLGVPSGVKMYSGVFVISPKDAPAVIQLVMSGEAKPSDFEVMDADEDAIREDRFSLRLYGYLRGPAVPARFQGAKQASPETIDEHEAQEAIARYIVEKMRDDEFYILGPGTTVKTIADLLGVRKTVLGVDIYHHGTAYNDVNEEVILKMVADFTKVRIIVSPIGHQGMLFGRGNQQISPEVIRRAGRDNIWVVCTQSKLQGVERGVLRVDTGDASVDEMLRGYMRVITDYAEIRLVSIE